CTCGATCCCATGGATACGCCCGACGGCCGGCCGGGGATCGCGGTCATCATCTTCGCGATGTCCGTGAAACAACTGGCGGATCAGGTGCTGCGCCGGGTCGGGCAATCGGTCATGACCACCGCGACCAGCGCTTGTTTCGCGGGGCTGCGTTGCGAGCCCTCTATCAAGCTCGGAAGCAGTATCCGGTTCTTCGGCGACGGCTATCAGATCGCCAAGCGTATCGACGGCATCCGTTATTGGCGCATTCCCGTCATGCATGGGGAATTTGTCTGTGAAGAAAAGACCGGGGTCGCGAACGCGGTTGGGGGCGGCAATTTCCTGGTATTCGCGAAAACCACGCGGCATGCGTTGACGGCCTGTGAACAGGCGGTTAAAGCCATTCGCCGGGTGCCGCGCGCCGTCACCTGCTTCCCGGGGGGTATCGTCGGCTCCGGTTCCAAGGTGGGCTCGAAGTACAAGTTTATGAAAGCTTCCACCAATGACGCGTATTGTCCCACCTTGAAGGGCCGGGTACGCTCGAGCTTGACCCCCGAGGTCGGCTCGGTGCTGGAGGTGGTCGTCGATGCGCTCGATCAAGAGGCCATCCGTGAATCGATACGGGCCGGAATCGAAACCGTGTGTAAGTTCGGCCCGCAAAAGGGGATCTACCGCATCAGCGCCGGGAATTTCGGCGGTAGATTGGGTCCCTATCATTTTCACTTGCGGGAGATCCTCGCTTGACCCCGCTCACGCTCACGCTGCGGAGGCGCCCGGCCCAAGAGGTGGATATCGGGCGCCTCACGCCCGATGGCTTACAGGCATTGGGCCGCGCCGCCATCGAGCAAATCAAGCTCACCTGCGGTAACCGCTCCCTGCGCCTGCATGAGCTTTTCGAGGTCCAGGGCGAGGACACGAGCGTGATCCACATCCGGCGCGCTTGCGATAAACTGTACGGCATCGGTATGGCGATGAGCTTTGGGAGCATCTCGGTACAAGGCCGCGCCGGTGACGATGTCGGCCGCAACATGCGCGGCGGGACGATCGCGGTGCGCGGATCGGCCTGTCATGGAACCGGACGCGGGATGCGCGGTGGTTACATCGAGGTAAATGGCAATGCCGGGGACTTCCTCGGCGGCGCCGAGGCCGGCGCGCTCGAGGGCATGTCGGAGGGAGTCATCATCGTCTCGGGCGATGCGGGTGCACGCGTCGGCGACCGCATGCGGCGCGGGATCATCTTCGTGCGCGGCAATAGCGGCGATTATTGCGGCAGCCGAATGAAAGGGGGAACCATCCTGGTGTTAGGACAGAGCGGATGCTACCCCGGGATTGGTATGCGCCGGGGCACGATCGTGTTCGCCCGCAAGCCCGCCGGGATCAGCGCCACCTTCAATTCCTGCGGCCTCCTCAAGATGGAGTTTCTGCGTTTGCTGTTCCGGCAACTGAGCAACTCCTACCGTAAGCTCGCCTTGCTGCGCGATATCGGACCCGAGGCGGAGCGCTTCAGCGGCGATCTCGCGCTCGGCGGAAAAGGCGAGCTGTTAGTTTTACATTCGGCGCTTTGAAAGATTGTGAATAAATCGTCTCGACCAGCCCCGAGCGCCAGAAGCCGCGGAGCGAGCGAGAAGACATATTAACGCGTTAGAGAGCCCAAGAGGAATTCGTGATGGAGAGTATCCTCGCGGTCATCACCTACTGAACTTCTTCGAATTCGTGGGTTCCGTGTGGCGCCTCGGTCAGATTTCACTTCGTGATATTTCACATGCTGTTCGAGTACCTAAAGAATGTCAGATCCCACGATTGGCTCCGAAAGTTGGCTCTTCCGCAGAATTTGTGGGTCAGTGGAGAGACGGTCTGGCAAGGATCGCATGATAATGGGTCTGTTTATTTAGGCCTGGCCACGAGTTTTCAGGTTCGAGATTTCGAGGCAAGGCAAGTGCGCCACGGTTAACTCCCTCTCCCGCCGGGGAGAGGGCAGGAGTGAGGGGATAGAGAGACCGATGAACAGTCTGGCCCGGGCGCTGCGGAAGAATTCGACCGAGGCGGAGCGGTGCTTGTGGAGTCGATTGCGCGGTCGACGACTCGACGGCGTCAAGTTTCGACGTCAACAGGTCCTTGGACCCTACGTCGTGGATTTCCTCTGCTTGGAGCCCAAAGTTGTCATCGAGGTCGATGGTGGCCAACATGCCGAGCAGGTCTCGAACGACTTGCAGAGGACTGAATATCTCAAGGTAGTGGGTTATCGCGTGCTTCGATTTTGGAATCATGAAGTGCTTGGAGATCCTGAGGCGGTGTTGGAGAGTATTCGCGCTGCCTTGGTTGAGATCCCCTCACCCCCGCCCTCTCCCGGTGGGAGAGGGAGTTAACGGAATACCCATAGATTCTGCCGAGGAGCCCGAAAGTTTATTAAGGATCAGGGATTCGAGTCACTGACCTCCTTCTCGAGGAGGTCAATCGCTAGGGTCAGCAATGACAAGTCGACTATTCGTCTACGGGACTCTCCGGAAAGACAGCGGGAACGGCGTGTCCCAGATGCTCGCGCGTGAAGCGAGGTTCGTTGGGCGTGCGCGAGTGCAAGGACGACTCTTTCACCTGGGCGAATATCCGGGCCTTGTGCCGTCCCGCGACCCCGGCTCGTGGATCCACGGGGAGGTGTATGCTTTCGAGAATCCACCTGACGCTCTGGCTCGCCTAGATGACTTCGAGGGTTGTGGGCCGAATGACCCCGAGCCGCACGCGTTCGAGAGGGTCGAGAAAGACATTGTCCTGGAATCCGGCACAAGAGACAATGTATGGGTTTATGTCTACAGGGGCTCGACTACCGACAAGAAGGAGATCTTGTCCGGAGATTACTTCAAGGAGGCTCTCTAACGACGGCATGCAGCAAGGGTGCGCTGTACGCACGCAAAATGGCCTGGATGTTTTCGACCGGCTACGGTGAACCCAACGCTCGGTCCGCGTGCGCACCCGTAACGGCCCGGTGCACACCCTACAGGCTCCCCTTGCTGTGTGATATCGGGCCCGAGGCGGGGCGCTTTAGCGGCGATCTCGCGCTCGGCGGAAAGGGCGAGCTGTTAGTTTTACATTCGGCACTTGAGAGGTTATGAATAAATCGTCGCGAGGAACCCCGAGCGCCAGGAACCGCGGAGCGAGCTACCAAACATATCAACGCGTTAGACACCACTAGTGACAATCGCTGTGCATCGGGGATATGGCCAAGAAAACGAAGCTTGATATCAGAACACTCGTGGCTGAAGCTGCTCTCTTCGCGGAG
This portion of the Pseudomonadota bacterium genome encodes:
- the fhcD gene encoding formylmethanofuran--tetrahydromethanopterin N-formyltransferase, with the protein product MNLNGVYIEDTFAEAFPMKATRLIITAMTLKSAYRAANSLTGFASSVIACGCEADIECELDPMDTPDGRPGIAVIIFAMSVKQLADQVLRRVGQSVMTTATSACFAGLRCEPSIKLGSSIRFFGDGYQIAKRIDGIRYWRIPVMHGEFVCEEKTGVANAVGGGNFLVFAKTTRHALTACEQAVKAIRRVPRAVTCFPGGIVGSGSKVGSKYKFMKASTNDAYCPTLKGRVRSSLTPEVGSVLEVVVDALDQEAIRESIRAGIETVCKFGPQKGIYRISAGNFGGRLGPYHFHLREILA
- a CDS encoding formylmethanofuran dehydrogenase subunit C, translated to MTPLTLTLRRRPAQEVDIGRLTPDGLQALGRAAIEQIKLTCGNRSLRLHELFEVQGEDTSVIHIRRACDKLYGIGMAMSFGSISVQGRAGDDVGRNMRGGTIAVRGSACHGTGRGMRGGYIEVNGNAGDFLGGAEAGALEGMSEGVIIVSGDAGARVGDRMRRGIIFVRGNSGDYCGSRMKGGTILVLGQSGCYPGIGMRRGTIVFARKPAGISATFNSCGLLKMEFLRLLFRQLSNSYRKLALLRDIGPEAERFSGDLALGGKGELLVLHSAL
- a CDS encoding endonuclease domain-containing protein produces the protein MNSLARALRKNSTEAERCLWSRLRGRRLDGVKFRRQQVLGPYVVDFLCLEPKVVIEVDGGQHAEQVSNDLQRTEYLKVVGYRVLRFWNHEVLGDPEAVLESIRAALVEIPSPPPSPGGRGS
- a CDS encoding gamma-glutamylcyclotransferase → MTSRLFVYGTLRKDSGNGVSQMLAREARFVGRARVQGRLFHLGEYPGLVPSRDPGSWIHGEVYAFENPPDALARLDDFEGCGPNDPEPHAFERVEKDIVLESGTRDNVWVYVYRGSTTDKKEILSGDYFKEAL